In the genome of Gammaproteobacteria bacterium, the window TCGATGCGTCGATCGCGCAGATAGGGCCATTCATGACGCACCGCCTCGCTTCGTTTAAAGTCAAGGGATACCACGTGTACGGCGTCTGCATCGCTTGACGCCTGGGCCAAAATTTCCCCTTGTGGCCCGGTGATGAAACTTGAGCCCCAGAATTGAATCGGAGTGGCGTTTTCCTTTACGCCTTCCTCAACTCCCCAGCGGTTACAAACGGCCAGTGGCAGGCTGTTGGCAATGGCATGGGCACGTTGAATCGTGATCCAGGCGTCAAGCTGGCGTGCGCGTTCGGGTTCCGGGTCTTTGGGATCCCATCCGATAGCGCTTGGATAGAGCAAGAGATCGGCGCCGGCGAGGGCCATCAGACGGGCGGCTTCTGGAAACCACTGATCCCAGCACACCAGCACGCCCAGGGCTCCGGCGGACGTCGCGATGGGTGTAAAGCCCTGGTCCCCTGGCGCAAAGTAGAATTTTTCGTGATAGCCCGGATCGTCGGGGATGTGCATCTTACGGTACGTTCCGGCGATCTGGCCGTTCCGCTCCAAGACCACGGCCGTATTGTGGTACAGACCGCGGGCACGGTGTTCAAAGATGGAGGCCACGATGACGATCCCAAGTTCGGCAGCGACGCGCGCTAGCTGCTCGGTCGTTGGCCCGGGAATGGATTCCGCAAGATTGAACTTGTTCGCATCTTCGAAACCACAGAAATATTGATAGCAATGTAACTCGGGAAGCAACACAAGTTCGGCGCCTTGCCGATGGGCTTCATGTACGCCCGAAATGGACGCTTCGAGGTTTTCTGTCCGCTCCACAGTACATGCATGCTGTACGAGGCCAACGGAAAGGGTAGTGCTCATTGGGCAACTCCATGTAGTAAGTGCATTGCGACGCAGTGGAGACTGCCGTATTGGTGAATCAACGGCAAGGCGTTGATGCCAACGATTTGGCGCTCAGGAAAACAATCACCCAAAATTTTGAGGCCTTGCGCATCGTTAGGATCGTTGTACGTGGGCACAAGCACAGCGTTATTAATAATCAGAAAGTTAGCATAGCTTGCGGGAAGTGACTTTCCATCCTTTGAATAGATCATACGTGGGCAGGGGAGGGCGATGAAACGGTACGGCTCACCATCTAGTTGCCGAAATGTCTCTATTTCTCGTGCCATCGCATGAAGCTCTGGATAGTTTGGGTCATTCTCATCGTCACACCGCACATACGCGATGGTCTCTCGGTCGACGAAACGTGCAAGGGTATCGATATGCCCGTCGGTGTCGTCGCCAAGCAGCTGTCCGTGATTTAACCATAGGATGCGACGGCAGCCGAGATATCGTAATAACTGGGACTCGATCGCATTCGCGCTAAGTTCTGGATTGCGTGTGGGAGAAACTAAGCAGCGCGACGTCGCCAATAGTGTACCGGCGCCGTCCGTCTCGATGCTTCCTCCCTCAAGCACAAGGTCAATGTGCTCGATCGGTGTATGTCCGAATGCACCTGCTGCGTGCAGCATGCTCGTGATGCGGTTGTCATGATTGGCTGGGTACTTGTTGCCCCAACCGTTAAATTTGAAGTCTATGAGGTGTGGGTTGCCATCCCTAAGCAAGCCAATGGGCCCGTGATCGCGTGCCCAACTATCATTGGAGGGAGCGACGTAGAGTGTGTAACAAACGGGATCGATCCTAGATCGCCGAAAGAGTGATTCAACGTGGAAGCCGTGCGCCTGATCGTTACAGGCAATCACAAGCTTTTGTGACTTGGAGGCCGTCTTTGCGATCGCAAGAAAGGTATCTTCGGTTGCTAACGGGTCCGGCTGCCAGTTCGTCTCGGCATGCGGCCATGTCATGAACAGCGCGCTTTGCCGTTCCCACTCGGCAGGAAAGCGTGTCGCCTTATGCAGCATTCAGCGAATAGGGTAGCGGTTGGACTTGTACCGTCGGACCCTCATCACGATGCAACCGGACCTCAGTGCTTGCGGCCGCTTCCGTTTCGATAACAGCCAGCATCGCGATGCCGCCGTCTGGATGTGGTCTCGCGTTGAGGACTTGGCCAATGCGCTCGCGGCTTCTCACCTCGAAGAGGGCATCGCCGGGATCCGGCACCGCATCAGTATCCAGATGCGCAAGGTACGTGCGTCGTTTCAGTTTGCCCCGGTATTTAACGCGGGCGATGACTTCTTGACCTGGAAAGCAGCCTTTCTGAAAGCTGAGCGCGCCCAAAGCATGAAGATTGAGCATCTGGGGCAAGAAGGCTTCTGACGTCGCGGGGTAGATGCTTGGGATCCCGGCAAGAATATCCAGTAGGGCCCATGGCCCGGCACCGACTGGTGTTACCTCTGATGCAAGCGCTTGCCACACAGCTTGAAGCCTTGCGGCTTTTCCAACCACTAGAAAGCGAGGTGTGGGACCCGGAATGCCGAGTAATGTGACCGTGCCGTTTTGCGTGGCGTCATCTACAACGTGAGGTACATCCCCAACCGAGTGCTTAAGGTAAGTTGCCACGTCATCGCCCGCGATGCCAATACGGGCCAGCGAATCGCTTGCATCAGCCATGGTGACGGCGGCACGCAACACATAACCGCGCAAGCGGTGTATGGTCATGTCAACGAGTTCCCGCGGTAATAACAGGTAGTAATGCTGGCCGCGCCTAAATATCAAAAAGATCGCCAGCACCTGTCCTTTGGGCGTGCACCAAGCACTAAGCTGGCTGTGCCGTGGGGTGATCGCGTCGACGTCGCTCGTGAACTGTCCATGTAGAAATTCGTTAGCGTCATTACCGCCGACCTCGATTAACCCTAAGTGGGATAGGTCTGCAATGACATTCGACGATAGCACGGCGCGATACTCCGCAGTTCGATTACCGTAATCATTGACGATGTCATCAACAAAGGCAGCACCGAAATCTGTTAGAAACTGTCTCCAATGATTTTCCATGATTAGCCGATTCCGTTGGCGTTATATAGTTGAGGCGTCGCGAATCTGCGCTACGAGGCGAGCCATCGCGGTGTTACTCGGCTGCGATCTGCCCATCAGCCACGAGAGCAGGTCATCATCTGAATGATCCAAAAACTCGTTGAAAAGCTGCTTATCTTCCAGTGACAGATCGGCATAATGCTGGGCGAGGAACTTTTGCAGGATCAGATCGAGCTCCCGTAAGCCGCGTCGGCAGCGCCACAGCAGCCGAGACCGTTCAATCATCGGTCGTTCAAGAACACCAACACAACAATGAGCCTACGTGGTCCGCGTAATCATGAGCTTTTTGATCTCGGCGATAGCCTTTCCAGGATTAAGGCCCTTTGGACAGGTGTTTGTGCAGCTCATAATGGTGTGACACCGATAGAGGCGGAATGGACCTTCAAGGTCGTCCAAGCGTTTGCCGGTAGTTTGATCTCGGCTATCCACGATCCAACGATATGCCTGCAGCAGGACGGCCGGACCGAGATAACGGTCGCTGTTCCACCAGTAACTTGGACAACTGGTTGAACAACAGGCACAAAGAATACACTCGTACAGACCATCGAGTTTGGCGCGATCTTTCTTGGATTGTAAATGTTCTCGATCTGGCGAAGGGGGGCTCTCCGTCTGGAGCCAAGGCTCGATCGAAGCGTACTGGGCATAGAAATTCGTCAGGTCCGGCACAAGGTCTTTGACGACCGGCAGATGTGGCAGCGGGTAGATCTTGACGTCTCCGCGAATATCTTCGATCGCCTTAATGCAAGCAAGCTCATTGGTGCCATCGATGTTCATCGCGCAAGAACCACAAATACCTTCTCGGCATGAACGCCGGAAAGTTAAGCTTGCGTCAAACTCGTTCTTAATCATAATCAGGGCATCAAGCGCCATCGGCCCGCAAGTATCCAGGTCGAGCTCATAAGTATCCATGCGTGGGTTCTCTTCGCTGTCCGGGTCGAACCGATAGATGACAAAACGCCTTGTATTCATTGCGCCATCAGCATGACGATAGGTTTTTCCCTTACGGATCACGGAATTTGCGGGTAATGTGAACTCAGCCATGGTGTTTATCCTCGCAGTGCGGTTCGTCAGTACACCCGTGCTTTGGGCGGAAACGATTCCACTTCATCCGTTAGCGGCTGCATACGTATAGGCCGATCGTCAAATCGCACTTCACCCTTATTATCTAGCCACGCCAAGGTATGTTTTAACCAGTTCTGGTCGTCGCGATCCGGATGGTCCTCACGGGCATGGGCTCCTCGGCTCTCTGTGCGGTTGAGCGCCGAACACACGGTAACCATCGATTGCGTCAGAAGGTTGGCCAGTTCAAATGTCTCAATGAGATCGGTGTTCCATATCATAGACTGATCTGTAACGTGAACATCAGCAAATGACGCCAAGATCTCTTGTATCTTCTGTTTGCCTTCCTCCAGGACCGCGCCAGTGCGAAATACTGAGGCATTACTCTGCATCGTCTTCTGCATCTCCAACCGAATCCGGGCAGTTGGTAAGGATCCCTTGGCATGGCGAAGCCGGTCCACCCGTTCCAAGATGGGTTCCTCCAGTTTCTTGTTCAAAGGCTTGTGGGGTGTGTCGGGCTCGATATGCTTTGCGCAGTAGTTGGCTGCTGCGCGCCCAAAGACAATGATGTCGAGCAAGGAATTTGACCCGAGCCGATTGGCACCGTGTACTGACACGCACGCGCATTCACCGATGGCCATCAATCCAGGAACCAGGGAATCCGGGTCGCCCTCTTTCAAGGTCACCACCTGTCCATGATGGTTGGTGGGGATCCCGCCCATGTTGTAGTGCGCCGTCGGTAGCACAGGGATGGGGTCCTTGTTGACGTCCACGCCGGCAAAAATCCTGGTGGTTTCGGCGATCCCCGGGAGCCGCTCGTTTATCACTTCCGGGCCGAGATGCTCGAGATGCAGAGAAATGTGGTCCTTGTGTTTTCCAACGCCACGGCCCTCACGGATCTCGATGGTCATTGCACGGCTGACCACATCCCGCGAGGCGAGGTCTTTGGTGTTCGGTGCATAGCGTTCCATAAAACGCTCACCTTCCGAATTGGTGAGATAGCCGCCTTCACCCCGAGAACCCTCCGTTATCAGACAACCCGATCCGTACATGCCGGTTGGATGGAACTGCACGAACTCCATGTCCTGGAGTGGCAGCCCGGCCCGCAACACCATGGCATTGCCGTCACCCGTGCACGTATGGGCAGAGGTACACGAGAAATAGGTACGCCCATAACCTCCGGTTGCCAGCAATGTGGCATGGGCTCGAAAACGGTGTAACGTGCCATCTTCAAGGTTCCAGGCCAACACTCCTCGGCACATGCCTTCATCGTCCATGATGAGGTCGATCGCAAAGTATTCGATGAAGAACTCTGCCTGGTGCTTAAGGCACTGCTGATAGAGCGTGTGCAGAATCGCATGACCAGTGCGATCTGCGGCAGCGCAGGTGCGCTGCGCCGTACCTTCGCCGAAGTGGGTGGTCATGCCGCCAAACGGGCGCTGATAGATCTTGCCGTCCTCGGTTCGGGAAAAGGGGACCCCAAGGTGCTCAAGCTCAATGACCGCAGGGACAGCCTCACGGCACATGTATTCAATCGCGTCTTGATCCCCAAGCCAGTCGGACCCCTTGACCGTGTCGTACATGTGCCAGCGCCAATCGTCTTCTCCCATGTTGCCGAGGGTGGCGCTCATGCCGCCCTGGGCGGCTACCGTGTGGCTTCGCGTTGGAAAAACCTTGGTGATGCAGGCTGTCGGTAGCCCTTTTGCGGCCATACCCAAAGTGGCCCTGAGCCCCGCGCCACCGGCGCCGACCACGACGACGTCGTATTGGTGATCGATGATCTCGTAGGCAGCAGTCATCTGTGATTAGCTCCCCAAGGAAACCTTTAGTACCGCAACAGCGCAGACGATAGCAAGGAGAATGGCTGCAAATTTGAGCACGATCCCGCTCGTCACCTTGAGCCATTCAGTGTGGACATAGTCTTCGATAATCTCCTGCATGCCGAGTTGCGCATGGTAAAACAGGGCCACAATGCACAAGATCAGCAGGACGGTGACGAGGGGGGATCCGATCCACTGGGAAACCGCCGCGTGGTCAGCGCCTACCATGGATAGGATGGAGACGACAAACCACAGACTGAGCGGCACGAGTGCCACTGCGGTCAGACGCTGCATCCACCAGTTACGCACGCCTTCCTTGGCTGAGCCGAGCTCACGAATTCGGGCTAGGGGTGTGCGCGGCGTCATGCCCCGCCTCCTGGCACACTCATCGCGATGATCCACGTCACCACCGTCAGCACTACGGTGGCGATCACCACGGCCATGCCCGAGGCATAAACAGTCTTGAGCTCAAATCCGAATCCTGCATCCCAGAAGAGGTGACGAATGCCGTTGCAGAGATGATAGTAAAGCGCCAGTGTCCAAAGAAACAGGACGGCCTTGCCCAACCATGAACCTAATAAGGCCTGAGCGCTCTCATACGTGCCGGGGCCGGCAGCGATAGCCAGGAGCCAGTAGACGAGCAGAAGTGTCCCGAGGGTCAGAAGGATACCGGTGCCCCGGTGGGTAATAGAAAGGACGGATGTGAGCTGCCAGCGATATACTTGCAAATGTGGTGAGAGCGGCCTTTTATCCTGTGCCATAGTGTAAAACCTCTCGGCTTCCAGCAATCACATAATCATGCGATCCTGCCTCGATTGTTGGGATCGCAGGCCTACCATTTCCCTCCTGCCCAGTAGTCCCGGACAGGTCTGCTTCCCAGGGGCTGGTTTTAAGGGGATCTAAAAGTCACAACACCGGCCACGCCGTTCCCAGTCCCCGTAGCGCGTGGGCTCAGGGCCTTTAGGGCCACCAATCTCCCGAGGAGCATTGACCCTGCCCTGGTTTTGCCGCGGGGCCTGATTTTGTGATTTTTTCTCCGCAATTTTTTGCTTATTTTTCATGGATATCTGCTAGCCACCCTATGTCGATATGCCCACCCTGCCTGGTGCCGTCAGTTACCGCGTATCGAGGTAAAATCGCCATTTTGGTGTCATAGGCGGTGGTGACGAAGTTAGTATCTTTTTAATGCAGGTGGATTTCAAGACTTGGCCGAGATAGGCATGAGCCCTGTGACCGGTGCGTTTCAGGCGCCGATTCGCCTCAAATTGCGCTCGTCACGATGGCTGACCATTGGTCTTTTGACGACCCATTTTGGAGCGATGGGAATTCTGATCCCGCTGGATCTCGCCTTGTGGGCCAAGCTAGTCGCGGTGTTTGTGCTGACTGGAAGCCTGATTCATTCGTTGCGCCGATACGTTTTGCGCTTCAGCCCATCGTCTTTGGAGGAGTTACAGCTCAATGCCGATGGGGAGTGGCTCCTTACCAATGCACAAGGGGAGACGCATTCAGCCGAGCTCTTGCCGGGTGCCTTTGTGCATCCCTGGCTGATCGCGCTGCGCTTTAAAGTGGAAGGTCGTACCCAGCCAGTCGTGCTTCTGCCTGATCAAGCGGATCCCAACACCCTGCGGCGTTTACGCGTTCGGCTCAGGTTGTAATGTGCAAAAAGGGTTATGTGGTTAGCTTGTCCGCGTTTTCTGCCGGCGCCGTTTCTCGCGTCGCATGGCTAACCATGCGATCAGGAGTTTTCGAAGTGGCGTGAGCACAATGTGCTGTTCCAGCACGCGGTAGCCGTCGCGCTCGACCTCGTTGAGCGTTGCAAGAACGATCTCCGACATGATTAAGCCGTGAAGCTGTTGCCATCGGTCGCTTTCCGGTAGTTTGTCAATCGCTTGGCCAAACTGCTCCCGCGTCCGATCAATTTGGAGCCTGAACAACTGTTTTAGTCTATCTGTGGATTTCGCGCTGACCAGATCCTCAACAGTTATGGGCAATCGCTCCATGTCATCTTTGGGGATGAATATGCGTCCCCCGGTAGCATCTGCACGAACGTCCTGAAGGATTGTTGCGAGCTGAACAGCACAGCCAAGCTGTTTGGCATACTCCAATGTGCTTGAGTCCTGATATCCGGTGATGGTCGTTGACATTTGCCACAGCAGTCCAGTGGTACCTTCGCAGTGCAGGACGAGATCGGTGAAATGACTGTACTCTATGGCGTTAAGCGTCGCTTCTGTGCAATCAATGATCCGAAACAAATCTTCAATTGGGAGCCGGTAGCGTTTGATGATGGGACTGAGGGCTTGTCCGAGTGGGTGCCGCGCATGGCCCTCGATAGCCCGTTGGGTTTCCTCCCGCCACCACTGCAGTTTTACGCGGGCGACCCCCGGATCAGCGCATTTCCGGATAACGTCGCCTACTTCGAGGCCAAAGGCGTGTAGTGTAGTGACGGCTCGTCTTTCTTCCGGGGGAATGAATAGTGTGCTGTAGTACAGGCTCGAACCCACCGCAGCGACCGTTTCACGATCATTGTCATCGGCTGGCACTGAACTCACGCGCCTTGTGGCCAGAATCGATCCAGTCGATGAGGTCGAGTGGCGTTTCAATAACGCCATCTGCCCCCCATGTGAAGGGATCATCTTCCGGGTCGATGTATCCGAACAGTGCAACGAGCGTTCTCATACCGGCACGCCTTCCGGCTTTGATATCACGAGGGGCGTCACCGACATAGACACATTGCGATGGCTTGCTACCTGAGAGCTCACAGGCATGCAATAAGGATTCCGGATGCGGCTTGCGATTGGCGACACTATCGCCGCTAACAATGCAAGCCGCGCGTCCTTTCAGGCCGAGTTTGTCCATTAACGGATCGGTGAGCCAAGCGGGCTTATTAGTAATCACGCCCCAGTTCATGTCGTTTGCCTCAAGCCACTGAAGCGTGGTCTCCATTCCTGGGAATAGGCGTGTCTCATTGGCAAGATGGGAATGGTATTTTTCCAGAAATCGCTGGCGCAGGTCCTCGAACGCCGGATCGCGTTCGCTGATGCCGAAAGCCAAGTGGATTAGTGCGTTGCTTCCATGAGAGACACGCACACGGATCTTTTCATAGGGTAACGTTTGTTGCTTTTCTTCCTTGAGCAATCGATTGAGTGCGTACGCAAGGTCTGGGGCACTATCTGCCAGCGTACCATCCAGATCAAAAAAAACGCTGCGCAGTCTGTCAGGGATTTGGCTCATCGTGTAGTTCAGTTTGAACGATATAGTTCGTGGCGATATCGCTGCCCAGAGCGCCATGATTAGTCAATGGGTTGTAGGACAGCCCGGTAATATTCGCCATGACTAGATCACAGGTACGCGCCCAGCTAGCCAGTTCAGAAGGACGAATAAATCGGGCGTATTCGTGCGTACCTTTTGGGAGAAGGCCAAAGATATATTCCGCTCCGATGATTGCAAGGAGATAGGCCTTCGGGGTGCGGTTAATTGTGGAAAAAAACACGTGACCTCTTGCACGGACCAAACGTGCACAGGCCTGCACCACGGATGCCGGATTCGGTACGTGTTCTAGCAATTCCATGCAGGTGACGACATCAAATTCATGCGCGTGGGTTTTCGCGAAGGCTTCAGGCACAGCTTGAACGTATTCCACAGCAAGGCCCGAAATTGATTGATGTTCACGAGCAGCCGTCAGAGCCACATCGCTGGCGTCGATGCCCGTAACAATAGCACCTTGTGCCGCCATACTTTCTGTCAGGATGCCACCACCACAGCCTACATCCACGATTTTTTTCCCCTCAAGACCGCCGACGCGTTGGCCAACATAATCGAGACGCAAAGGGTTAATCTCGTGAAGTGTGCGAAATGCGCCTGCAGGATCCCACCATTCGGAAGACGCTGCCTCGAACTTGGCAACTTCTTGGGCATCAACGTTTTGAGTAGCGTGACTCATAAGGCGAAGGATACCTTACTTACGCATTCGCGCGCATATTGTTGTATGCCGTGGCGCTCACCCCCCGTGCCTCGCGCCGTTATAATGGCGCTTGGATCCTTGTCTTCTCCACGATTCTGAGTCCATGAAGCTATACCTCGTTCAACATGGTGATGCGGTTTCCAAAGACCGTGATCCTGATAGGCCACTTAGTGATAAGGGGTTAGACGATGTTAGGAAGATCGCCTTGTGGCTCGGTGGTTTGGATCTGCACGTACGCCGTGTCCTGCATAGTGGCAAGACCCGCGCAAGGCAGACGGCTGAATTATTCGCCGGGGAAATTGCTTCAGATTGGGAAATCGAAGCGATAGCCGGTATTGATCCGATGGATCCAATTGAACTTTTCATGTCGATGCTTGAAGCCTGGACGGAAGATGTGCTGGTTGTAGGCCACCTGCCGTTCATGGCGAAACTTGTCTCGCGCCTCGTTTGTGAAGGTGCAACGCGCCCCGTTGTGGCATATCAGCCGGGAAGCGTTGTGTGCCTGGGAAAGGAAGCCGACGATCGTTGGGTAATCGTTTGGATGATGCGACCGGAATTACTCAGTTAATTGAGGTTCCGTAGTGCGTGCGTGGTGCGCGGCGTGCTTAGCGTCATCAGGCGTGAGACTCTGGACGGCCTTTCTCGCCCAAGCAATCGATTCCAAGTAGCAGTCTTTGATCCTTACGGGATCTAATGATTCGTAGGCGATGTCGTCCCACTGGCCTTTTTCGTACTGGATCACACAGTGTAAGGCGGCACCCAGTTCGCCGTCGAACGTTTGTATTGCTTGGGCGATGTTTCGATCTAGCCGCAGAGTTTCCAAAATTTCCTCGATCGGTATGTCGAGCACAGCGGCGAGATTGGAGAATAGTCCCGCGGTGAAATAATGTTCCTTATTAGGTTTTCCAGCTGCATCTGCAAGCAACTCACACATCTTTGCGCGAATTGCGGCAGCGATGATCAGATCGTTGGGGAGATCCCTGATTCCCGAAAGCGCGGTGAGACTCGCCCAGTTCCGAATGTGTTTAACACCGATCGATGCCAGCACACGGCTGACGGAATCAGCTTCCACAGGCAGCGCAGAGATGCTTGAGTTGATGGTACGTAACAATCGTTCACTCAATGATGTGTCTGATGCGATGGCCTTTTCCAATTGTGCGTCATCGGATTCTGCGGCATACAGAGTGGCGAGCAACTGAAGCGTCGCCGTTCGATCGGCCACGAATCGATGGCCGCTTATAGTCCGCGGCTTGGATAGGAAAAATCCTTGATAATAGTCAAAACCCAGTGTTTGGCAGAGTTCGAAGTCATCTTGTGTTTCAATCTTTTCGGCCAACAGTTTCAGGCCATGTTGGCGAAGCAGATCGACATGTTCTTTCAGCGTGGCCCGGTCCATGCTGAGCACGTCGACTTTAATGATGTCAGCGATTTCAAGGAGCTCGGTGTGCCCATGGCTATAGATATAGTCGTCGAGCGCAATGGTATATCCCTCCTCGGCTAATGAACGTAATCCGCTAATGAGCTGTTCGTCGATCTCGATGTCTTCAAGGACCTCAAGCACGATCCGATCTTTTTCCACCGGAAGCGTGTGATTACCGAGCACAAAACTTCGTGTCACATTGAGAAAAGCGGGTAGCTGGCCGACGATGTTGTCAAGGCCAATCTCAAGGAATGTATTGAGAATCACCTGTGCTGTGGCCGAATCACCATCGTCAAAGGCGGCTCTCGTTGCCCAATTGCTGCCGCGAAACAGCAATTCATAGGCAACCACATCGAGGCTGCTGTTGAAGATCGGTTGTCGACCGACCAATACTTGCTGGGTCATAGGCTAACTTAGGCGGAGTGAGGGATCAAAGCGTTGTTTGGAAAATTAGGCGGCCTTTAAGGTGACGGCTCTTTCTTCTTCTTTTGTCCGTACTTTCCAATATATTCGGCGGATAGCTTCTTCGCTGCCTTTAGCTCATCGGGCGAGAGCATCGCTGCGGCCGGCGGGACACTCTCTGCTGCCCCGGTGTGGCCCTGATGTGCTGCCGTGCTGTACCAGGCGTAGGCAATCTCAAAATCTTTTGGGACGCCCTTCCCCTCAACATAGAGGTTGGCTAGCCTGTACTGGGCCTGGGGAATACCCTGTTCTGCTGCTTTGCGATACCACTTGGCGGCTTCTTCATAGTCCTTTTCAATGCCCTGCCCATTGGCATACATGACGCCGAGGTAGTATTGGGCATACTCGTCCTCAGACCCTACCGCAAGGGCTTGCATCGTTCGGTAAGCTGTTTGGTAGTCACCCATGGAATAGGCGACAGCGCCATCATTAAAATCAGCAAACAATGCCGTTATTGGTAAGAACAGAAGAGCGAGTCCAAGGACGGGTTTTTTCATCGGTTTTGCCTCAATGAGTCACTTCGGTCAAGCGAAAAGCAGTGCATGGCGTAAAATACGTATATTTGAACGTTCCGCATCTTGCGAGCCTTGATAATGAGTTCAACTAGGGGCTGATGGAACCGAGCCGTGCGTGGCTACCTGAATTCATTAGTCCACAATTCTAAAAAATTGTTTCATGTGCAAAAGAGAAAGTAAACCACAGGGGCCCCACAAATGAGTGGGTTCCGTGCATTTCGAATCCATAATGACCATGGTCGCGTTTTTGGCCAGTTAGAAACCTTGACCCTGAATGACCTGTCCCCGGGTGAGGTCGTCATCCGAGCAGCGTGCTCGAGCGTGAATTACAAGGATGCGCTAGCGGCGACGGGTGCGGGCAAGATCGTGCGACGCTTCCCATTGGTTGGAGGTATCGACGTGGCTGGCTATGTGGAGTCATCAAAGGACCGGCGCTTTAAGGAAGGCGATGAAGTCCTCGTCACGGGCTATGACATGGGCGTCAGCCACGATGGTGGTTACGCGGATCGGGTGCGCGTACCCGCCGAGTGGGTCATTCCGTTACCGAAAGGCATGGCACTGCACCAGGCCATGGCTTTGGGAACCGCAGGCTTTACCGTCGGGCTCTGCATGCAACGGCTTGAAGATAATAGGCAAACGCCGGATAAAGGCCCGATGGTCGTAACGGGTGCAACCGGCGGGGTTGGCAGCATCGCAGTGGACGTCCTTTCGGGACACGGGTACTCCGTTACCGCCATAACTGGTAAGGCTCATGAACATGACTACCTCCGAGCATTGGGCGCCGAGGAAATTCTCGATCGAAAAGACATCGAACTCGGAAGCCACCCTTTAGAAAGTGCCACCTGGGGTGGCGCCATCGACAGTGTCGGCGGTGATGTATTGGCTTGGCTGACACGAACCACCAAGCCTTGGGGCAGTATTGTGTCGGTGGGATTGGCCGGTGGCAGCGATCTTCGCACGACAGTCATGCCCTTCATCCTCCGCGGGGTCAGCATCATTGGCGTGACGTCAGCGGGCTGTCCAACAGAGCTTCGCAATAAAATCTGGCTGCGCCTGGCAACGGATCTTGCACCACGTCATCTTGATGCAATCGCATCTGAGACAGTGGCCCTGGAACAACTGCCCGATGTCTTTAACTCACTTCTTAAGGGCGCCGCAAAGGGCCGAACAGTTGTCACCCTAGGCAAGGCGTAATTCCAACATTTCTGTAGCCTTAGAGGCTATAATGAGCCGCTGCCCTCTGGAGGGTAGGTGCCTGAAAGCGCGCGATAGCAAGCAGTATTGGCCAATCGATCAACAGTTCCGTTGAACAATCACACCGATTATCCTGGCCCTGACTCTTGCGTGTTGCAGTTGAGCATCTATCCTGTTACTCGGTTGCAAATGCGCGAATCTAAAACGCAA includes:
- a CDS encoding oxidoreductase, encoding MSGFRAFRIHNDHGRVFGQLETLTLNDLSPGEVVIRAACSSVNYKDALAATGAGKIVRRFPLVGGIDVAGYVESSKDRRFKEGDEVLVTGYDMGVSHDGGYADRVRVPAEWVIPLPKGMALHQAMALGTAGFTVGLCMQRLEDNRQTPDKGPMVVTGATGGVGSIAVDVLSGHGYSVTAITGKAHEHDYLRALGAEEILDRKDIELGSHPLESATWGGAIDSVGGDVLAWLTRTTKPWGSIVSVGLAGGSDLRTTVMPFILRGVSIIGVTSAGCPTELRNKIWLRLATDLAPRHLDAIASETVALEQLPDVFNSLLKGAAKGRTVVTLGKA